Proteins found in one Corynebacterium zhongnanshanii genomic segment:
- the lysA gene encoding diaminopimelate decarboxylase, whose product MDPETHLHSEPLKQKISSAAEFNRIPEAVYPVDTVRTPQGSVSIAGVDLTDIAEEYGTSAFVINEDDFRGRCRALAEAFDGGERVHYASKALLTREIARWVKEEGLALDVASQGELALALAAEFPADRITVHGNNKSDEFLSLAITSGAELIVVDSLQEIDRLSALAQQHQRTQDVLIRVTPGVHVDTHEFIATSHEDQKFGFSLAAGVAHDAAVRTAAAPGLRLRGLHCHVGSQVFEASGFALAAERLLGFWSQLLDELPADATASLDTLDLGGGYGIAYTADQEPLNVAVVAEDLKNKVAEAAKEAGVPYPNLNVEPGRAIAGPSMVTLYRVGTVKDVPVNTKLSRRYISVDGGMSDNIRPALYQAEYDFRVVNREVSGRVIPTRIVGSHCESGDILINDAQVPDDVQVGDLIMVGATGAYCYSMASRYNMMLRPPIIAIKDGQARVMVRRETLEDILSLDVF is encoded by the coding sequence ATGGATCCTGAAACTCACTTGCACTCTGAACCCCTGAAGCAGAAGATTTCCTCAGCTGCGGAGTTCAACCGCATTCCTGAGGCGGTCTACCCCGTGGACACCGTGCGCACCCCGCAGGGGTCCGTGTCCATCGCGGGCGTGGACCTGACGGACATCGCCGAGGAGTACGGCACCAGTGCCTTCGTAATCAACGAGGATGATTTCCGCGGCCGATGCCGCGCACTCGCCGAGGCGTTCGACGGTGGAGAGCGCGTGCACTACGCGTCTAAGGCCCTGCTCACCCGCGAGATTGCTCGCTGGGTGAAGGAAGAAGGCCTGGCGTTGGACGTGGCGTCCCAGGGTGAGTTGGCGCTGGCCTTGGCCGCGGAGTTCCCCGCCGACCGCATCACGGTGCACGGCAACAACAAGTCGGATGAGTTCCTCTCTCTGGCGATCACCAGCGGCGCGGAGTTGATCGTGGTGGATTCCCTTCAGGAGATCGACCGGCTCTCTGCGTTGGCGCAGCAGCACCAGCGCACGCAGGATGTGCTGATCCGCGTGACCCCTGGCGTGCACGTGGACACCCACGAGTTCATCGCCACCAGCCATGAGGATCAGAAGTTCGGATTCTCCTTGGCCGCCGGGGTGGCGCACGACGCTGCCGTGCGGACGGCCGCGGCGCCGGGGCTGCGCCTGCGCGGCTTGCACTGCCACGTGGGTTCCCAGGTGTTCGAAGCCTCCGGTTTTGCGCTGGCGGCCGAGCGCCTGCTGGGATTCTGGTCCCAGCTGCTGGATGAGCTGCCCGCCGACGCCACCGCGTCCCTGGACACCCTGGACCTGGGCGGCGGTTACGGCATTGCCTACACCGCGGATCAGGAGCCGTTGAATGTGGCGGTGGTTGCCGAGGACCTGAAGAACAAGGTGGCCGAGGCTGCGAAGGAGGCCGGTGTTCCATACCCGAATTTGAACGTGGAGCCCGGCCGCGCGATCGCTGGTCCGTCGATGGTGACCCTTTATCGCGTGGGCACCGTGAAGGACGTGCCGGTCAACACCAAGCTGTCTCGCCGCTACATCTCCGTGGATGGCGGTATGAGCGACAATATCCGCCCCGCGCTTTACCAGGCCGAATATGATTTCCGCGTGGTCAACCGCGAGGTCTCTGGCCGTGTGATCCCCACTCGCATCGTGGGATCGCACTGTGAGTCCGGGGATATCCTTATTAACGACGCCCAGGTTCCCGATGATGTGCAGGTGGGCGATTTGATCATGGTTGGCGCCACCGGCGCCTATTGCTATTCCATGGCCTCGCGTTACAACATGATGCTGCGCCCGCCGATCATTGCCATTAAAGATGGGCAGGCGCGCGTGATGGTTCGCCGGGAGACGCTGGAGGACATCTTAAGCTTGGATGTGTTCTAA
- the argS gene encoding arginine--tRNA ligase, whose translation MTPAELSNLITETTRAVLNSHDLDSSVVPHAATVERPRNPEHGDYATNIAMQVAKKAGTNPRELATWLVEDLSGNDGITEASVAGPGFINIRLAAAAQGKIVEEILKAGDTFGHGDDFAGSTINLEFVSANPTGPIHLGGTRWAAVGDSLGRVLSARGAKVTREYYFNDHGAQINRFAKSLLAAAQSNPTPEDGYGGDYIQDIAQQVTTAHPEWNTLGDEDMLELFRAEGVELMFAHIKRTLAEFGTEFDVYFHENSLFESGAVDKAVDTLKGNGNLYEQDGAWWLRSTNFGDDKDRVVIKSDGDAAYIAGDIAYIANKIERGHDLCIYMLGADHHGYIARLKAAAAALGYDANQVEVLIGQMVNLVKDGKAVRMSKRAGTVITLDDLVEMIGVDAARYSLIRSSVDSTLDIDMDLWASQSSDNPVFYVQYGHARLCSIARKASELGVGYDDADLSLLTHEREGDLIRTLGEFPEVVQSAAELREPHRVARYAEQLAGTFHRFYDACQILPKSDEEATPITGARLALAAATRQTLANALTLVGVTAPERM comes from the coding sequence GTGACTCCAGCTGAACTCTCAAATCTCATCACCGAAACCACCCGCGCGGTCCTGAACAGCCACGATCTGGACAGCTCCGTTGTTCCCCACGCCGCAACCGTGGAACGCCCCCGCAACCCCGAGCACGGTGACTACGCCACCAACATCGCCATGCAGGTCGCGAAAAAGGCCGGCACGAACCCACGCGAACTGGCCACGTGGCTCGTCGAGGACTTGAGTGGCAACGACGGAATCACCGAAGCCTCCGTAGCAGGCCCCGGCTTCATCAACATCCGCCTGGCAGCCGCAGCCCAAGGCAAAATTGTGGAAGAGATCTTGAAGGCAGGGGACACCTTCGGACACGGAGATGACTTCGCCGGCAGCACCATTAACCTGGAATTCGTCTCCGCCAACCCCACCGGCCCCATCCACCTCGGCGGAACCCGCTGGGCAGCCGTCGGCGATTCCCTGGGCCGGGTGCTCAGCGCCCGCGGCGCCAAAGTCACACGCGAGTACTACTTCAACGACCACGGCGCGCAGATCAATCGCTTCGCCAAGTCCCTTCTCGCGGCAGCCCAAAGCAACCCCACGCCTGAGGACGGCTACGGCGGCGACTACATCCAGGACATCGCCCAGCAGGTCACCACGGCACACCCCGAGTGGAACACCCTGGGTGACGAGGACATGCTGGAACTGTTCCGCGCCGAAGGCGTGGAGCTCATGTTCGCGCACATCAAGCGCACCCTCGCGGAGTTCGGCACGGAATTTGATGTCTACTTCCACGAAAACTCCCTGTTCGAATCCGGCGCCGTGGACAAGGCCGTGGACACCCTGAAGGGCAACGGCAACCTCTATGAACAAGACGGTGCCTGGTGGCTGCGCTCCACCAACTTCGGCGACGACAAGGACCGCGTGGTCATCAAGTCTGATGGCGACGCCGCCTACATCGCCGGTGACATCGCCTACATCGCCAACAAGATCGAACGTGGCCACGACCTGTGCATCTACATGCTGGGCGCGGACCACCACGGCTACATCGCGCGCCTGAAGGCCGCTGCCGCCGCACTGGGTTACGACGCCAACCAGGTGGAGGTCCTCATCGGCCAGATGGTGAACCTGGTCAAGGACGGTAAGGCCGTGCGCATGTCCAAGCGCGCAGGAACCGTCATCACGCTGGATGACCTGGTGGAAATGATCGGCGTGGACGCCGCCCGCTACTCGCTGATCCGCAGCTCCGTGGACTCCACCCTGGATATCGACATGGATCTGTGGGCATCCCAGTCCAGCGATAACCCAGTGTTCTATGTGCAATACGGGCACGCTCGCCTGTGTTCGATTGCCCGGAAGGCGAGTGAGCTGGGCGTCGGATATGACGACGCAGATTTGTCGCTGCTGACCCACGAGCGTGAGGGAGATTTGATTCGCACCTTGGGCGAGTTCCCGGAGGTCGTTCAGTCCGCCGCTGAGCTGCGCGAACCGCACCGCGTGGCGCGTTACGCAGAGCAGCTGGCGGGCACGTTCCACCGTTTCTACGATGCGTGCCAGATCCTGCCGAAGTCCGACGAAGAGGCGACCCCCATCACGGGCGCTCGCCTGGCCCTGGCCGCAGCGACCCGCCAGACCCTTGCCAACGCGCTGACATTGGTGGGCGTGACTGCACCAGAGCGCATGTAG
- a CDS encoding AAA family ATPase has translation MNPSVDQPEKDRTSGLHPALRVEEIQLKNVKAIDHLIVRPQATGVTVIHGDNETGKSTIIEAFHQLLAGSALTSQKADVKALRPVSRDEQPDVQATLQIGPYHLTYRRVFAGKKSKAELRVDAPHVENVTGVEAINRFQTILSSYSDESLRSSMSVKQGDILRIEELFKHNSLSQAIGRASTTEEAAAPSVADVAMDADTQQLIDRAREVRGKYFTPKSTNTYTKAFKAHVDELAEAEQALHTARERMSEAQRHAETIQRATLSLKNLAEEKQKLTQRLQELEQLLEQAQSKERELAQAAEQVTAAQSAVDEARSVQNKRRALVEEIDSHTRALAALDVKLQEATKATDAEKRAREAQRSSLKSIRVELNVAQALRELLRARTDATRCAQRRDDVAQKVDAATSLDRQRIELTQRIDELPVASDILSEIQERAHDFTVSTARRDAAATTVHIEGPAGATVGDGDRDWPLGDDGVDITVGSRRTFTLGDYRVTVAPAGHAEDLEESVHFAHDRLVASLKKAGIHLEEPLTSGEACARVVEEVRQSATRRAALTAQLDEVMGDLRELLGSASLAQRQQELEELEAQHRQAHDTVATAERMLSLEHDNYAHQAESPDLNLEELRSREFFDEQWIKDLRERIDDAERADNSAVERCEAAQSKAESEYATVRSALELRTQDLAAAREALSDDDLEARIAEASAALDTAVQNKQQVESSVDGVDSPEMLASKVNGKRQALRDVDRREREEERSIDIARHEIDSAGGTAEDVQEAEARYEHLRQSVHSAESQAEAANLLVELFDQAYEDVMVQYQAPFLDEFTSLAKRIFGTGVTFELGQDLSVTKRIMNGEGIALDQLSGGATEQIAMLYRLAAASLMGRGESVPIFLDDTLGYTDEFRTENMNAVLALMGKEHQIIVTTCDARRFSSVAGAYTISIDQAKSDRSAVAAHGE, from the coding sequence ATGAACCCCTCTGTCGACCAGCCCGAAAAGGATAGAACTAGCGGACTTCACCCGGCCTTGCGCGTGGAGGAAATCCAGCTGAAGAATGTAAAGGCCATTGACCACCTCATCGTCCGTCCGCAGGCCACCGGCGTGACCGTTATTCATGGCGATAACGAAACAGGAAAGTCAACCATTATCGAGGCCTTCCACCAACTCTTGGCGGGCAGCGCGCTGACATCACAAAAGGCCGACGTGAAGGCCTTAAGACCCGTATCTCGGGACGAGCAGCCCGATGTGCAAGCCACACTGCAGATCGGCCCCTATCACCTCACCTATCGCCGGGTGTTCGCCGGCAAGAAATCCAAGGCGGAACTCCGGGTGGATGCACCCCACGTTGAGAACGTGACGGGAGTGGAGGCCATTAATCGCTTTCAAACGATTCTGTCCTCCTATTCCGATGAATCCTTGCGCAGTTCCATGAGCGTGAAGCAGGGCGACATTTTGCGCATCGAGGAGTTGTTTAAGCACAACAGCCTGAGCCAGGCTATCGGCCGTGCGAGCACTACCGAGGAAGCTGCCGCACCTTCCGTGGCTGATGTGGCGATGGACGCTGACACCCAACAACTCATTGATCGTGCGCGCGAAGTTCGGGGAAAATACTTCACACCGAAATCGACCAACACGTACACGAAGGCTTTTAAAGCTCACGTCGACGAGCTCGCCGAGGCAGAACAGGCATTGCACACCGCTCGTGAACGCATGAGTGAAGCTCAACGGCACGCGGAGACCATTCAGCGAGCAACGCTATCGCTCAAGAATCTTGCTGAAGAGAAACAGAAGCTGACGCAGCGTCTCCAGGAACTGGAACAGTTGCTGGAGCAGGCACAGAGCAAAGAACGAGAATTGGCGCAGGCTGCAGAACAGGTCACTGCGGCGCAGTCTGCGGTCGATGAAGCCCGATCTGTCCAGAACAAACGCCGTGCGTTGGTCGAGGAGATTGACTCCCATACCCGCGCACTTGCAGCACTGGACGTGAAGCTGCAGGAGGCCACCAAGGCCACGGACGCAGAGAAGCGTGCACGGGAAGCGCAACGCAGCTCCTTGAAAAGCATCCGCGTGGAGTTGAACGTGGCCCAAGCCTTGCGAGAACTCTTGCGGGCACGAACCGATGCAACCCGGTGTGCCCAGCGGCGCGATGACGTGGCGCAGAAGGTAGACGCAGCGACATCCCTTGATCGTCAGCGCATTGAACTGACACAGCGCATTGACGAGCTTCCTGTGGCCTCGGACATCCTGTCCGAGATCCAGGAGAGGGCGCATGACTTCACAGTGAGCACCGCACGCCGGGACGCCGCCGCCACGACCGTCCACATCGAGGGCCCAGCGGGAGCGACAGTCGGCGACGGCGATCGTGACTGGCCCCTCGGCGATGATGGAGTGGACATCACCGTAGGTTCGCGGAGAACCTTCACCCTGGGCGACTACCGTGTCACCGTCGCGCCGGCTGGCCACGCCGAAGACCTGGAGGAGAGCGTTCACTTTGCTCACGATCGGTTGGTGGCCAGCCTCAAGAAAGCGGGAATCCACCTGGAGGAGCCACTTACCTCTGGCGAAGCATGTGCGCGCGTGGTCGAGGAGGTGAGGCAGAGCGCTACACGGCGAGCTGCGCTTACCGCGCAGCTGGATGAGGTGATGGGGGATCTACGTGAGCTTCTAGGATCAGCATCCCTGGCACAGCGCCAACAGGAGCTTGAGGAACTGGAGGCGCAACACCGCCAGGCGCACGACACGGTTGCGACCGCTGAGCGCATGCTTAGCCTAGAGCACGACAACTATGCTCACCAGGCGGAGTCTCCAGATCTGAACCTGGAGGAGCTTCGCTCCCGTGAGTTCTTCGATGAGCAGTGGATCAAGGATCTTCGTGAGCGCATTGATGACGCAGAGCGGGCGGACAACAGCGCTGTGGAGCGGTGCGAGGCCGCACAGTCGAAGGCAGAAAGCGAGTATGCCACCGTGCGTAGCGCCCTGGAATTGCGCACTCAGGATCTTGCCGCCGCACGGGAGGCACTGAGCGATGATGACCTGGAGGCGCGCATTGCGGAAGCGAGCGCTGCCCTGGACACAGCTGTACAGAACAAGCAACAGGTAGAGTCCTCCGTGGACGGGGTGGACTCGCCAGAGATGCTGGCGTCCAAGGTCAACGGCAAACGTCAGGCGCTGCGCGACGTGGACCGTCGAGAGCGCGAGGAAGAGCGCTCTATCGACATCGCACGCCACGAAATCGACAGCGCGGGTGGAACCGCGGAAGACGTTCAGGAAGCGGAAGCGCGCTATGAACACCTGCGACAGTCCGTGCATTCAGCCGAAAGCCAAGCCGAGGCAGCCAACCTACTGGTGGAGCTGTTCGACCAGGCCTACGAGGACGTGATGGTTCAGTACCAGGCCCCGTTCCTGGACGAGTTCACTTCACTGGCCAAACGAATCTTTGGTACAGGCGTGACCTTCGAGTTGGGGCAGGACCTGTCTGTGACCAAGAGAATCATGAATGGGGAGGGAATAGCCCTCGATCAGCTGTCGGGAGGTGCCACGGAACAGATCGCCATGCTCTACAGGCTTGCCGCCGCAAGCCTCATGGGTAGGGGAGAGTCCGTCCCCATCTTCCTGGATGACACGCTGGGATACACCGATGAGTTCCGCACAGAGAACATGAACGCGGTGCTGGCCCTGATGGGCAAGGAGCACCAGATCATCGTGACCACCTGTGATGCACGCAGGTTCTCGTCGGTGGCCGGGGCATACACCATCAGCATCGACCAGGCGAAAAGTGACCGATCCGCCGTCGCAGCGCACGGGGAGTAA
- a CDS encoding metallophosphoesterase family protein, with product MSTHANHLRILHTSDWQLGMSPSFLGEEARPRYTYDRLVAVKRVLAEAEAQQCDAVVVAGDVFDNNFLKPEVYQRALDILEDAELPVFLLPGNHDPLDAASIYRTDGIQQLKNVTVLVDSTPIQLERLGEGAARIVGAPMRSRHVNVDLVGQALDTLTAPQDSTITVLVGHGAAIAFGTPEPEHIDIARAEEAYRRRVVDYIALGDTHSAMQLDQDGVIWYSGSPEVTDYRESDGGGESNSGKALIVDITVEDPSHPADVAVREITIGQWAFQALSAEVNNRQDAERFIETLKALPNKAQTSVKYSLSGVVDVDTYAWLDSMAEQTAPKFAALYRRTRTWSLYTRPSDEELSGEAFGDGIAGTVAHRLAELIDAGDTRASDALNLLYKLSQEMKVTER from the coding sequence GTGAGCACACACGCCAACCACCTCCGCATCCTGCACACCTCAGATTGGCAATTGGGCATGTCGCCCAGTTTCTTGGGTGAGGAAGCACGCCCCCGATACACCTATGACCGCCTGGTCGCTGTGAAAAGAGTTCTCGCCGAAGCCGAGGCGCAACAGTGCGATGCGGTGGTTGTGGCAGGGGATGTCTTTGATAACAACTTCCTCAAGCCCGAGGTGTACCAGCGTGCGCTGGACATCCTGGAGGACGCAGAGCTGCCCGTGTTTCTCCTTCCGGGCAACCACGATCCTTTGGACGCCGCCAGCATCTATCGCACCGACGGGATCCAACAGCTCAAGAATGTGACGGTACTGGTTGACTCCACGCCGATTCAGCTGGAGCGCTTGGGGGAGGGAGCCGCCCGGATCGTGGGAGCACCCATGCGTTCCCGCCATGTGAATGTGGACTTGGTGGGTCAGGCGTTGGATACTCTCACAGCACCTCAAGATTCCACCATCACGGTTCTGGTGGGCCATGGTGCGGCCATTGCCTTCGGAACTCCAGAGCCCGAGCACATCGACATTGCGCGAGCCGAGGAGGCCTACCGGCGCCGTGTGGTGGACTACATCGCCCTCGGTGATACCCACTCCGCAATGCAGCTCGACCAGGATGGTGTGATCTGGTACTCCGGCTCGCCCGAGGTGACGGACTACCGAGAGTCCGATGGTGGCGGAGAGTCCAATTCAGGCAAAGCACTGATCGTGGACATCACCGTGGAGGATCCATCCCACCCAGCAGACGTCGCAGTCCGAGAGATCACCATCGGCCAGTGGGCGTTTCAGGCGCTCAGTGCAGAGGTCAACAATAGGCAGGACGCTGAACGTTTCATCGAAACATTAAAAGCCCTCCCCAATAAGGCCCAGACCTCGGTGAAATATTCACTGTCGGGAGTGGTGGATGTGGATACCTACGCCTGGCTGGATTCCATGGCAGAACAGACGGCGCCCAAGTTTGCAGCCCTGTATCGCCGCACCAGAACGTGGTCCCTCTACACCCGCCCCAGCGACGAGGAGCTGAGCGGAGAGGCCTTCGGTGACGGCATCGCAGGAACCGTGGCACACCGCCTGGCGGAATTGATCGACGCAGGAGACACGCGAGCCAGCGACGCGCTGAACCTGCTGTACAAGCTCTCCCAAGAAATGAAGGTGACGGAGCGATGA
- a CDS encoding DEAD/DEAH box helicase has product MSYTHLVHAFAPASGGIHVWVEQVDGHSVVLDPRTLDRTSLPHELFELVISRPMRRRGMHTLASPKGRIVEIQVPTLAFTPQESVALMTALCSYINTAATESEGKTPEEIGLSPEILYLCDLFAFADSLVRSGRIMFRTDLVERTWYPRWVVSAAGDHHRVIERFERVLPGVLSRNGTDVHAVLDDFIHWIAVEHLGRAQGLHEDLSVEFVEALATGTESSRVSSRTMEALAEWRRSAARKATELTLMLSSPQDTVENMEKRHWRLGFALSTNGGPVTPLVAAETPEQTRTMVARFVDDLVKAWPELRPALDAVYVWAQPGWWIPGPDIVTGDPLRDRMVAIGLTLDQVAELLDTRAAELKSRGINVMIPREWIAQRPSVRIRTTAVGDGPGSGKLGLDQLMNFSVSISLNGQAVDERVAREMVNSASSIVKINGKYVHLDQTTLRRARQWMDVLKESAKERSGQQDLAAVTVRDVLEANAASQDDREDEHEFTVITDGWVDQLLTHDNRVEPPQNIELPETVVTPLREHQLRGVKWLAWMLQHNLGAILADDMGLGKTLQILALVAWEKAHRAEEGQASVTTLVIAPTSVLNAWVSEARTHVPSLKILVDHGPRAPESLAMYEQAPEEAPDIVLTTYGRVARNPERYRGQRWGRVVADEAQAIKNPNTKQSRAVRSIDAYHHIALSGTPVENKLADLYALMDFANPGILGSAPAFQNRLAIPIERYQDPDATARLRNLVQPFILRRLKTDEEVGLDLPPKQEIVETIALTAEQAALYEAYISRLEEDMHRGTTGRRAMILGALVRIKQICNHPVHFTQDGSGILKDGKHRSHRVERIFEILEQARTDGRKALLFTQFPTFGSLLIPEMEQHFGMKIPMLHGGLTRAQRARMVEDFQSPDGPQFMVLSVKAGGTGITLTEASVVIHIDRWWNPAVEDQATDRAYRIGQNKDVTVYKLVAQGTLDERINDLIMGKRELASTVVGAGEGWIADLSDAELSELWTLRTGSDEPLHRFKRGGEDSGH; this is encoded by the coding sequence ATGAGTTACACCCACCTCGTTCATGCCTTCGCACCGGCCTCCGGTGGCATTCACGTGTGGGTAGAGCAAGTAGACGGCCACTCCGTGGTGCTTGATCCGCGCACACTGGACCGGACGAGCCTGCCCCACGAGCTCTTTGAACTGGTCATTTCCCGTCCCATGCGCCGCAGGGGTATGCATACCCTGGCCTCGCCGAAGGGTCGGATTGTGGAGATCCAGGTTCCCACGCTGGCCTTCACGCCACAGGAAAGCGTGGCGCTGATGACGGCACTGTGTTCCTATATCAATACAGCGGCTACCGAATCTGAGGGGAAAACGCCCGAGGAGATAGGTCTATCTCCAGAAATACTGTATCTGTGCGACCTTTTTGCCTTCGCCGATTCTCTCGTGCGCTCGGGACGCATCATGTTTCGGACGGACTTGGTGGAGCGGACGTGGTATCCGCGCTGGGTGGTCTCTGCCGCCGGTGACCATCACCGCGTGATAGAACGCTTTGAGCGCGTGCTGCCCGGAGTCTTGTCACGCAACGGCACCGATGTTCACGCTGTGCTGGATGATTTTATCCACTGGATTGCTGTGGAACATCTCGGCCGTGCCCAGGGGTTGCACGAGGACTTAAGCGTTGAGTTTGTGGAGGCACTCGCCACGGGAACTGAATCGTCCCGCGTGAGCTCCAGGACCATGGAGGCTCTGGCTGAGTGGCGCCGTTCTGCTGCACGGAAAGCCACCGAGCTCACGCTCATGCTGTCCTCGCCGCAGGACACCGTAGAAAACATGGAGAAACGGCACTGGCGGCTGGGCTTCGCGCTGTCCACCAACGGTGGCCCAGTCACGCCGCTGGTCGCGGCGGAGACGCCTGAGCAGACCCGAACCATGGTCGCCAGATTCGTGGACGATCTGGTGAAAGCCTGGCCCGAGCTGCGGCCAGCCCTAGATGCGGTGTACGTGTGGGCACAACCCGGTTGGTGGATCCCCGGACCGGACATTGTGACGGGGGATCCGTTGCGTGATCGCATGGTTGCCATTGGGCTCACTCTTGACCAGGTGGCGGAGCTGCTGGATACTCGCGCGGCAGAACTCAAGTCCCGAGGGATCAACGTGATGATCCCTCGGGAGTGGATCGCGCAGCGGCCGTCGGTACGTATTCGCACCACCGCAGTGGGGGATGGGCCCGGCAGCGGCAAGCTGGGGCTGGATCAGCTCATGAACTTCAGCGTCAGCATCTCCCTCAACGGTCAGGCTGTGGATGAACGGGTTGCCCGAGAGATGGTGAACTCGGCGTCGTCCATTGTGAAGATCAATGGGAAATATGTTCACCTTGACCAGACAACCTTGCGGCGCGCTCGGCAGTGGATGGATGTACTGAAGGAATCGGCGAAGGAACGCAGCGGACAGCAAGACCTGGCGGCGGTGACAGTACGCGATGTGCTGGAGGCCAACGCGGCATCCCAGGACGATCGCGAGGACGAACACGAATTCACGGTGATCACGGACGGATGGGTGGATCAGCTGCTCACCCACGACAACCGGGTGGAGCCGCCCCAGAATATCGAGCTACCGGAGACGGTCGTGACACCCCTGCGTGAGCATCAGCTCAGGGGCGTGAAGTGGTTGGCCTGGATGTTGCAGCATAACCTTGGGGCCATCTTGGCTGATGACATGGGTTTGGGGAAGACGCTGCAGATCTTGGCGCTCGTGGCGTGGGAAAAAGCGCATCGGGCGGAGGAAGGACAGGCGTCCGTCACCACGTTGGTCATTGCGCCAACCTCGGTGCTGAACGCCTGGGTGAGTGAGGCGCGTACGCACGTTCCCAGCCTGAAGATTTTGGTCGATCATGGGCCTCGGGCGCCGGAGTCGCTTGCAATGTATGAGCAGGCGCCTGAAGAAGCGCCGGATATTGTGCTCACCACCTATGGCCGCGTGGCGCGCAACCCTGAACGCTATCGCGGGCAGAGGTGGGGCAGGGTTGTGGCCGATGAGGCGCAGGCTATTAAGAATCCGAACACGAAACAGTCGCGCGCGGTGCGCAGTATTGATGCGTATCACCATATCGCTCTGTCGGGAACTCCCGTGGAAAATAAACTGGCGGACCTTTATGCGCTGATGGATTTTGCGAATCCTGGGATTTTGGGCAGTGCTCCGGCTTTTCAGAATCGTTTGGCGATCCCCATTGAGCGCTATCAGGATCCCGACGCCACGGCGCGGTTAAGAAACCTGGTGCAGCCGTTTATTTTGCGACGGTTGAAAACGGATGAAGAGGTGGGGCTGGATCTACCGCCGAAGCAGGAAATTGTGGAGACCATTGCGCTCACCGCTGAACAAGCGGCTCTGTACGAGGCGTATATCAGCCGGTTGGAAGAGGACATGCATCGCGGAACAACGGGTCGGCGTGCGATGATTTTGGGGGCGTTGGTGCGGATTAAACAAATTTGCAATCATCCGGTGCATTTCACCCAGGATGGATCGGGAATCTTGAAAGATGGAAAGCATCGCTCTCATCGCGTGGAACGGATTTTTGAGATTCTTGAGCAGGCTCGGACCGATGGCAGAAAGGCATTGTTGTTCACTCAGTTTCCCACGTTCGGATCACTGCTCATTCCGGAGATGGAACAGCATTTCGGCATGAAGATTCCTATGCTTCATGGCGGATTAACCAGAGCGCAGCGTGCGCGGATGGTGGAGGATTTTCAATCCCCCGATGGGCCGCAATTCATGGTGCTGTCCGTGAAAGCCGGCGGCACGGGAATTACCTTGACGGAGGCTAGTGTGGTCATTCACATCGACCGCTGGTGGAACCCCGCGGTGGAGGATCAGGCGACCGATCGCGCTTACCGCATCGGGCAAAATAAGGACGTGACTGTGTACAAACTCGTGGCTCAGGGAACGCTGGATGAGCGCATCAACGATCTGATCATGGGCAAACGCGAGCTGGCCAGCACCGTGGTCGGGGCCGGGGAAGGATGGATTGCCGATTTATCCGACGCCGAGCTGTCCGAATTGTGGACCCTTCGTACAGGCTCGGACGAACCGTTACATCGGTTCAAGCGTGGAGGTGAGGACAGTGGTCACTAG